The [Bacillus] selenitireducens MLS10 genome includes a region encoding these proteins:
- a CDS encoding DUF72 domain-containing protein, protein MRGQIYIGCTGWGDHDSLYEGGTPPSQKLSVYASHFPSVELDASFYAVPSEQQIAKWIRETPETFRFVVKAYQGMTGHMRGENPFPSKIAMYDAFDQALKPMQDQGKLAMVLFQFPPWFDVKKEHVSLIKGIRERYHHYDLALEFRHRSWFEPPYRDKTLALMKEGGWIHSICDEPQAGEKSIPFVPVATTGHRTLIRLHGRNVAGWNYPAKGDEWRDVRYLYDYSEEELKTLAKDVKAIHAQSSEVYVIFNNNSGGHAAANAKRLKEILGITYDGLNPAQLKLF, encoded by the coding sequence ATGAGAGGACAGATCTATATCGGATGCACGGGCTGGGGGGATCATGACAGCCTGTACGAAGGGGGAACCCCTCCTTCTCAGAAGCTGTCTGTCTATGCATCGCACTTTCCTTCTGTGGAGCTCGATGCAAGTTTCTATGCGGTCCCTTCAGAACAGCAGATTGCCAAATGGATCCGGGAAACACCGGAGACATTCCGGTTCGTTGTCAAAGCCTATCAGGGGATGACGGGGCATATGCGGGGAGAGAACCCGTTTCCTTCAAAAATAGCGATGTACGACGCTTTCGATCAGGCGCTCAAACCGATGCAGGATCAGGGCAAACTCGCCATGGTGCTCTTTCAGTTCCCGCCCTGGTTTGATGTGAAAAAAGAGCATGTCAGCCTAATCAAGGGGATCCGTGAACGCTATCACCATTATGATCTGGCCCTTGAATTTCGGCACCGGTCCTGGTTTGAGCCACCGTACAGGGACAAAACGCTTGCGCTGATGAAAGAAGGGGGCTGGATTCACAGCATCTGCGATGAGCCGCAGGCAGGAGAGAAGTCCATACCCTTTGTCCCGGTTGCAACAACCGGGCACCGGACGCTGATCAGATTGCACGGCAGGAATGTTGCCGGGTGGAATTACCCGGCAAAAGGTGATGAATGGCGGGATGTCCGCTATCTGTACGATTATTCAGAGGAAGAACTGAAGACGCTGGCGAAGGATGTGAAAGCGATCCATGCTCAGTCCTCAGAGGTCTATGTGATCTTTAACAACAACTCCGGCGGCCACGCTGCAGCCAATGCTAAACGGCTCAAAGAGATCCTCGGAATAACCTATGACGGCCTGAACCCCGCACAGCTAAAGCTTTTCTGA
- the sufU gene encoding Fe-S cluster assembly sulfur transfer protein SufU — MSLDNQLDTLYRQVIMDHYKNPRNRGDIDGDVLKVNMNNPTCGDRIQLQMQVEDDHITEAKFIGEGCSISLSSASMMTQAIKGLHVDKAIRLSQIFSDMMLGKDFDEEEFDLGDIEALQGVAKFPARIKCATLAWKAMEQGIQGPDDDDDDDDE; from the coding sequence ATGTCTTTAGATAATCAGCTCGATACACTCTACCGGCAGGTGATCATGGATCATTACAAGAACCCGAGAAACCGCGGGGATATTGACGGGGATGTATTGAAAGTCAATATGAATAACCCGACATGCGGGGATCGGATCCAGCTGCAGATGCAGGTGGAAGATGACCATATCACCGAAGCGAAGTTTATTGGAGAAGGCTGTTCAATCAGTCTGTCATCCGCGTCCATGATGACGCAGGCCATTAAAGGTCTCCATGTGGACAAGGCCATCCGCTTGTCTCAGATCTTCTCGGATATGATGCTAGGGAAAGATTTTGACGAGGAAGAGTTTGACCTTGGTGACATCGAAGCCCTGCAGGGCGTTGCCAAATTCCCTGCCCGCATCAAATGTGCGACCCTTGCCTGGAAGGCAATGGAGCAGGGGATCCAGGGACCGGATGATGACGATGACGACGATGATGAGTAA
- a CDS encoding bifunctional metallophosphatase/5'-nucleotidase yields MTNETKLTILHTNDLHSELNAWPAVTALLKEKRQAALDAGRDVLLFDIGDHSDRVHPVTDALRGKGNIELLNSMDYDAVTIGNNEGITFSKEELNGLYTDANFPVLLTNLRDKDTSEMPPWTAPYKILTLTDGTTIGVTAATVPFRQFYEPLGWKIDDPLTALRPVVARLRQDCDFLICLSHLGLREDYGLVEAMPEFDLVLGSHTHHVLEEGEHVNGVWINQSGRSGAYIGEVTIGGTKESGLSVESVQSIPVDVQKRDYETENQLSRLNRRAVCLMEEPVTILKEEMYVDWFDESPLVRTLTEGLRSWCQTDLAMVNAGSLLDGLKPGLVTRGQLHEICPHPINPVIVHMTGKQIIETMQKAETPEMIHFRLRGFGFRGKVLGKMIYATGSSFAKTQERIDPETFIIDNKRIEENRVYKVATLDMFTLGRLYPGIRDAERTDILMPEFLRDILLWCLQNQSGMMKSSG; encoded by the coding sequence ATGACAAACGAAACGAAACTGACGATTTTACATACAAACGACCTTCACAGTGAGCTCAATGCCTGGCCGGCAGTGACGGCGCTGTTAAAGGAAAAGCGCCAGGCAGCGTTGGACGCCGGGCGTGACGTGCTGCTGTTTGATATTGGTGATCACAGTGACCGGGTGCATCCGGTCACCGATGCCCTTCGGGGAAAAGGCAATATCGAGCTGTTGAACAGCATGGACTATGACGCCGTGACGATAGGGAACAATGAGGGCATCACGTTTTCCAAAGAGGAGCTGAACGGGCTCTATACAGATGCCAATTTCCCGGTGCTTCTGACCAACCTCAGGGATAAGGATACGTCAGAGATGCCACCGTGGACAGCGCCATACAAAATCCTTACGTTAACCGATGGCACGACGATTGGTGTGACCGCAGCAACGGTGCCGTTCCGGCAATTTTATGAACCGCTCGGATGGAAGATTGATGATCCTCTTACAGCGCTCAGACCAGTGGTTGCCAGGCTCAGGCAAGACTGTGACTTTCTGATCTGCCTTTCTCATCTTGGGCTGAGAGAAGATTATGGACTCGTCGAAGCGATGCCTGAGTTTGATCTTGTTCTCGGTTCACATACCCATCATGTTCTTGAAGAGGGAGAGCATGTGAACGGGGTCTGGATCAATCAGTCAGGACGTTCTGGTGCTTATATCGGTGAAGTGACCATCGGAGGGACGAAGGAGTCCGGCCTGTCCGTCGAGAGCGTACAATCGATTCCCGTCGATGTGCAAAAGCGCGATTACGAAACGGAGAATCAGCTCAGCAGGTTGAACCGCCGTGCCGTGTGTCTGATGGAGGAACCGGTCACGATCCTGAAAGAAGAGATGTATGTGGACTGGTTTGATGAAAGCCCGCTTGTCAGAACCCTGACCGAAGGGCTCCGATCGTGGTGTCAGACGGATCTTGCCATGGTGAATGCGGGTTCGCTCCTTGACGGGCTGAAGCCGGGTCTCGTGACGAGAGGGCAGTTGCATGAGATCTGCCCTCATCCGATCAATCCGGTCATTGTCCATATGACAGGTAAACAAATAATAGAAACGATGCAAAAAGCCGAGACCCCCGAAATGATCCATTTTCGCCTGAGAGGGTTTGGTTTTCGTGGGAAAGTATTAGGCAAGATGATTTATGCCACAGGTTCAAGTTTTGCGAAAACGCAGGAGCGTATTGACCCGGAAACATTTATCATTGATAATAAAAGAATTGAAGAAAATCGAGTTTACAAAGTGGCGACACTGGACATGTTTACGCTTGGAAGGCTGTACCCAGGGATTCGTGATGCGGAACGAACGGATATCCTCATGCCGGAATTTTTGCGTGATATTCTGTTGTGGTGCCTGCAAAACCAGAGCGGCATGATGAAATCGTCCGGATAA
- the sufB gene encoding Fe-S cluster assembly protein SufB yields MAKKMPEISEYQYGFSDKDVSIFRSKKGLTSDIVREISQMKDEPQWMLDFRLKSLETFYKKPMPQWGGNLNELDFDEIFYYVKPSEKSERSWDEVPEEIKNTFDKLGIPEAEQKYLAGVSAQYESEVVYHNMQQDLEDLGVIFKDTDTALKEDEEIFRKYFGTVIPPTDNKFAALNSAVWSGGSFIYVPKGVKTETPLQAYFRINSENMGQFERTLIIADEDSSVHYVEGCTAPVYTTNSLHSAVVEIIVEKNAYCRYTTIQNWAPNVFNLVTKRAVAQENAVMEWVDGNIGSKLTMKYPAVVMKGRGARGNVLSIAIAGKGQHQDAGAKMHHLAPDCSSSIVSKSISKQGGKVTYRGIVHFGRKAERSMSNIECDTLIMDNESTSDTIPYNEILNNDITLQHEATVSKVSEEQLFYLMSRGISEQEATEMIVMGFIEPFTKELPMEYAVEMNRLISFEMEGSIG; encoded by the coding sequence ATGGCGAAAAAAATGCCGGAGATTAGTGAATATCAATACGGCTTTTCTGATAAAGACGTATCGATTTTCCGCTCGAAAAAAGGATTGACCAGTGATATCGTTCGAGAGATTTCACAGATGAAAGATGAGCCGCAGTGGATGCTCGATTTCCGCTTAAAATCACTTGAAACGTTTTATAAAAAACCGATGCCGCAATGGGGCGGAAATCTTAACGAACTCGATTTTGATGAGATCTTCTATTACGTGAAGCCTTCTGAGAAATCAGAGCGCTCATGGGATGAAGTCCCTGAAGAAATCAAGAACACGTTTGACAAGCTCGGGATTCCGGAAGCGGAACAGAAATACCTCGCAGGTGTCTCTGCCCAGTACGAATCTGAAGTGGTGTATCACAACATGCAACAGGATCTTGAAGATCTCGGTGTTATCTTCAAAGATACCGATACAGCGCTGAAAGAAGATGAAGAGATCTTCCGCAAGTATTTCGGTACGGTGATTCCGCCGACGGACAACAAGTTCGCAGCATTGAACTCTGCGGTCTGGTCCGGTGGCTCATTCATCTATGTGCCGAAAGGCGTCAAGACGGAAACGCCGCTTCAGGCGTATTTCCGTATTAACTCAGAGAACATGGGTCAGTTCGAGCGTACGCTCATTATTGCGGACGAAGACAGCTCTGTTCACTACGTGGAAGGTTGTACGGCTCCGGTTTACACGACGAACTCCCTGCACAGTGCGGTGGTTGAAATCATCGTTGAGAAGAATGCCTACTGCCGCTATACTACGATTCAGAACTGGGCACCAAACGTCTTCAACCTTGTTACAAAGCGTGCCGTAGCGCAGGAAAATGCGGTTATGGAATGGGTTGACGGTAACATCGGTTCCAAGCTGACGATGAAGTATCCGGCCGTTGTCATGAAAGGCCGCGGTGCACGAGGAAACGTCCTTTCCATCGCGATCGCAGGAAAAGGCCAGCATCAGGATGCGGGTGCCAAGATGCATCACCTCGCACCGGATTGCTCGTCTTCCATCGTATCCAAATCCATCTCGAAGCAGGGTGGCAAGGTTACGTATCGCGGTATTGTGCACTTTGGACGCAAAGCGGAACGCTCCATGTCCAACATTGAGTGTGACACGCTGATTATGGATAATGAATCCACATCAGATACGATTCCGTATAATGAGATTCTCAACAACGACATTACCCTTCAGCACGAAGCGACGGTTTCGAAGGTATCCGAAGAGCAGCTCTTCTACCTGATGAGCCGCGGTATTTCCGAACAGGAAGCAACGGAAATGATCGTCATGGGCTTCATTGAGCCGTTCACAAAAGAACTGCCAATGGAATATGCCGTTGAAATGAACAGATTGATTTCATTCGAAATGGAAGGATCCATCGGTTAA
- a CDS encoding sulfite exporter TauE/SafE family protein — translation MEWLVLLLLGFAAATLGSLIGLGGGIIVVPGLLILQDVTGIISGITPQVAVGTSLLIMIFTGLSSTLSYVKQKSIDLKSGLVFFIGSGPGAIFGVWLNQGLVMNQFLVIFGTFMIVISIVLWLKKHVRPLSVPVGRNLYWTDHQGVEWTYGYQPVIGIMLGFIVGSISGLFGIGGGSLMVPAMILLFAFPPHLAVATSMFMIMLSAIVGSVSHILVGNVHWLYALALIPGAWFGGKSGALLNRRLSSDRLVLLLRIFLIILAFRLLWQGMTG, via the coding sequence ATGGAATGGCTAGTTCTGTTGCTATTGGGGTTTGCAGCGGCAACGCTTGGGAGTCTGATCGGACTTGGCGGGGGAATCATCGTCGTACCGGGCTTACTCATTTTGCAGGATGTCACAGGTATCATCTCGGGGATTACACCGCAGGTCGCAGTAGGGACGTCACTCTTGATCATGATCTTTACAGGCTTGTCATCAACGCTCAGCTATGTGAAGCAGAAGAGCATTGACTTAAAGAGCGGTCTTGTCTTTTTTATAGGCAGCGGTCCGGGTGCAATCTTTGGCGTCTGGCTCAATCAGGGGCTCGTGATGAATCAGTTTCTCGTGATCTTCGGTACCTTTATGATCGTGATTTCCATCGTGCTGTGGCTGAAGAAACACGTCAGGCCGCTTTCGGTCCCTGTTGGGCGGAATCTGTACTGGACGGATCACCAGGGCGTGGAATGGACATACGGATACCAGCCTGTGATCGGGATTATGCTCGGGTTCATTGTCGGAAGCATATCGGGTCTTTTTGGCATCGGTGGCGGATCGCTCATGGTACCGGCCATGATTCTGCTTTTTGCGTTTCCGCCTCATCTCGCGGTGGCGACGTCGATGTTTATGATCATGCTCTCGGCAATAGTCGGCTCCGTGTCTCATATCCTTGTCGGGAATGTGCACTGGCTGTATGCCCTGGCACTGATTCCGGGCGCATGGTTCGGTGGGAAGTCGGGAGCCCTCTTAAACAGACGGCTTTCAAGTGACAGGCTCGTATTGCTGTTGCGAATCTTTTTGATTATTCTTGCCTTCCGTTTACTCTGGCAAGGGATGACGGGCTGA